From a region of the Theobroma cacao cultivar B97-61/B2 chromosome 8, Criollo_cocoa_genome_V2, whole genome shotgun sequence genome:
- the LOC18592177 gene encoding TPR repeat-containing thioredoxin TTL1 isoform X1, whose product MTKYSVEEELGCGLMGGIFQRWSNWSRKSSVPALPAKGINKPVTDKSKKPSTDDSRRRRTSSVDSVLQDSSNLAKPLPKQDQKPTRKSDLLPPRNSISTSHQRKDSRRTSDAARSSTSSSSSSSQTRVSQTQSLTSEQRKLQKESSGSYSKEIAKVFTADEQQSNNSKALIRATSSNVMLVGQLGNLRQLGAGSALGNNSPNATIKAEDDFYQNLPEARSTTKPPRKNSPSKLGGFVMGNIVRQPSDESKLFHGPMSRLDPDALKNMGNEAYKQGRFEEALTLYERAISLDSKQATYRCNKSAALLGLDRLLEAVFECKEAIQLDPTYCRAHRRLATIYLRLGEAEQALFHYKHAGNHADSTEIAEAQALNQCLKRCSDAQKLNEWNTLLKETQCAITSGVDSAPQVYALQAEALLKLHRHQEAYTAYMKGPNFAIESCINFFGLAVSAYLLMIRALVYMVSGRLEDAVSAAQHAAKLDPGNKEISLVVKRTRAVSSARLSGNLLFKASKFLEACIVYGEGLEHDPYNSVLLCNRAACRSKLGQFEKAIEDCTAAFNVQPSYSKARLRRADCNAKLERWEAAIQDYEMLIRETPGDEEVARALFEAQVQIKKQRGEDIKDMKFGSNLVMVSSNERFRHFVTSPGMTVVLFCNKAKHKQVLQLMEQVCKRFPSVNFLKVEVEDHPYLAKSEAVTSIPAFKIYKNGSRVKEVPGNNPELLERSVKLYSS is encoded by the exons ATGACGAAGTATTCAGTGGAGGAGGAATTGGGCTGTGGTCTTATGGGAGGAATTTTCCAGCGTTGGAGCAACTGGTCGAGAAAATCATCCGTACCTGCACTGCCTGCAAAAGGCATCAACAAACCAGTCACTGATAAGTCTAAGAAGCCTTCAACCGATGATTCCAGGAGGAGACGAACCAGCTCTGTGGACTCTGTCCTTCAGGATTCCTCCAACTTGGCTAAACCTTTACCCAAACAGGACCAGAAACCAACCAGGAAGTCTGACTTGTTGCCACCCCGGAATTCAATTTCAACTTCTCACCAGAGAAAAGACAGTAGAAGAACTTCAGATGCTGCAAGAAGCTCAACATCCTCATCCTCTAGTTCAAGCCAAACAAGAGTGTCACAAACACAGAGCTTGACTAGCGAGCAGCGCAAATTACAGAAAGAATCCAGTGGCAGTTACTCCAAAGAGATTGCCAAGGTATTCACTGCTGATGAACAACAATCAAACAATAGCAAAGCTCTTATTCGAGCTACTTCAAGCAATGTAATGCTAGTAGGCCAATTGGGGAACTTGAGACAGCTTGGAGCTGGGAGTGCTCTAGGGAACAATAGTCCTAATGCAACAATTAAAGCTGAAGATGACTTTTATCAGAATCTTCCAGAGGCTCGCTCCACGACAAAACCACCCAGAAAAAACAGCCCTAGTAAACTTGGTGGTTTTGTTATGGGCAATATTGTAAGGCAGCCTAGTGACGAGTCAAAACTTTTTCATGGTCCTATGAGTAGATTGGATCCCGACGCATTGAAGAATATGGGAAATGAAGCATACAAGCAGGGAAGGTTTGAAGAGGCATTGACTTTATACGAACGAGCAATTTCTCTTGATTCGAAGCAGGCAACATATCGGTGTAATAAGAGCGCTGCCTTGTTAGGATTAGACCGTCTTTTGGAGGCTGTCTTTGAGTGCAAAGAAGCTATTCAGCTTGATCCTACATATTGCAGAGCTCATCGTCGTTTGGCAACAATTTATCTCAG ATTGGGAGAAGCAGAGCAAGCATTATTTCACTACAAGCATGCTGGCAATCACGCAGACTCCACTGAGATCGCTGAAGCTCAGGCTCTAAACCAATGCCTTAAAAGATGCTCTGATGctcaaaaattaaatgaatggAATACTTTACTTAAGGAGACTCAATGTGCTATAACCTCTGGAGTTGACTCTGCACCTCAG GTCTATGCTCTACAAGCAGAGGCCTTACTGAAGCTCCACAGGCATCAAGAGGCCTATACAGCCTACATGAAAGGACCAAATTTTGCTATTGAATCTTGTATCAACTTCTTTGGCCTGGCTGTTAGTGCTTATCTTTTAATGATCAGAGCATTGGTCTACATGGTTTCTGGCAG GCTAGAAGATGCTGTATCAGCAGCTCAGCATGCAGCTAAACTTGATCCAGGCAACAAGGAAATAAGCCTAGTGGTGAAGAGGACTAGAGCAGTATCGTCAGCTCGATTGAGTGGTAACTTGCTCTTCAAGGCATCAAAGTTCTTAGAGGCTTGCATTGTATACGGTGAAGGACTAGAGCATGATCCATACAATTCAGTTCTGCTGTGCAACAGAGCAGCTTGCAGATCTAAGCTAGGCCAATTTGAAAAGGCTATTGAAGATTGCACAGCTGCTTTTAACGTGCAACCTTCTTACAGCAAGGCAAGGCTAAGGAGGGCTGATTGTAATGCCAAG CTAGAAAGGTGGGAAGCTGCAATTCAGGATTATGAGATGTTGATAAGAGAAACACCTGGAGATGAGGAGGTGGCCCGCGCTCTGTTTGAGGCTCAGGTCCAGATCAAGAAGCAGCGAGGTGAAGACATTAAGGACATGAAGTTTGGCTCAAATTTGGTTATGGTCTCTAGCAACGAGCGTTTCAGGCACTTTGTAACCTCACCTG GGATGACTGTGGTGCTTTTCTGTAACAAAGCAAAACACAAGCAAGTGCTGCAGCTAATGGAGCAAGTGTGCAAGAGATTCCCATCTGTCAACTTCCTCAAG
- the LOC18592177 gene encoding TPR repeat-containing thioredoxin TTL1 isoform X2 has translation MTKYSVEEELGCGLMGGIFQRWSNWSRKSSVPALPAKGINKPVTDKSKKPSTDDSRRRRTSSVDSVLQDSSNLAKPLPKQDQKPTRKSDLLPPRNSISTSHQRKDSRRTSDAARSSTSSSSSSSQTRVSQTQSLTSEQRKLQKESSGSYSKEIAKVFTADEQQSNNSKALIRATSSNVMLVGQLGNLRQLGAGSALGNNSPNATIKAEDDFYQNLPEARSTTKPPRKNSPSKLGGFVMGNIVRQPSDESKLFHGPMSRLDPDALKNMGNEAYKQGRFEEALTLYERAISLDSKQATYRCNKSAALLGLDRLLEAVFECKEAIQLDPTYCRAHRRLATIYLRLGEAEQALFHYKHAGNHADSTEIAEAQALNQCLKRCSDAQKLNEWNTLLKETQCAITSGVDSAPQVYALQAEALLKLHRHQEAYTAYMKGPNFAIESCINFFGLAVSAYLLMIRALVYMVSGRLEDAVSAAQHAAKLDPGNKEISLVVKRTRAVSSARLSGNLLFKASKFLEACIVYGEGLEHDPYNSVLLCNRAACRSKLGQFEKAIEDCTAAFNVQPSYSKARLRRADCNAKLERWEAAIQDYEMLIRETPGDEEVARALFEAQVQIKKQRGEDIKDMKFGSNLVMVSSNERFRHFVTSPGMTVVLFCNKAKHKQVLQLMEQVCKRFPSVNFLKYVLVDLVRWR, from the exons ATGACGAAGTATTCAGTGGAGGAGGAATTGGGCTGTGGTCTTATGGGAGGAATTTTCCAGCGTTGGAGCAACTGGTCGAGAAAATCATCCGTACCTGCACTGCCTGCAAAAGGCATCAACAAACCAGTCACTGATAAGTCTAAGAAGCCTTCAACCGATGATTCCAGGAGGAGACGAACCAGCTCTGTGGACTCTGTCCTTCAGGATTCCTCCAACTTGGCTAAACCTTTACCCAAACAGGACCAGAAACCAACCAGGAAGTCTGACTTGTTGCCACCCCGGAATTCAATTTCAACTTCTCACCAGAGAAAAGACAGTAGAAGAACTTCAGATGCTGCAAGAAGCTCAACATCCTCATCCTCTAGTTCAAGCCAAACAAGAGTGTCACAAACACAGAGCTTGACTAGCGAGCAGCGCAAATTACAGAAAGAATCCAGTGGCAGTTACTCCAAAGAGATTGCCAAGGTATTCACTGCTGATGAACAACAATCAAACAATAGCAAAGCTCTTATTCGAGCTACTTCAAGCAATGTAATGCTAGTAGGCCAATTGGGGAACTTGAGACAGCTTGGAGCTGGGAGTGCTCTAGGGAACAATAGTCCTAATGCAACAATTAAAGCTGAAGATGACTTTTATCAGAATCTTCCAGAGGCTCGCTCCACGACAAAACCACCCAGAAAAAACAGCCCTAGTAAACTTGGTGGTTTTGTTATGGGCAATATTGTAAGGCAGCCTAGTGACGAGTCAAAACTTTTTCATGGTCCTATGAGTAGATTGGATCCCGACGCATTGAAGAATATGGGAAATGAAGCATACAAGCAGGGAAGGTTTGAAGAGGCATTGACTTTATACGAACGAGCAATTTCTCTTGATTCGAAGCAGGCAACATATCGGTGTAATAAGAGCGCTGCCTTGTTAGGATTAGACCGTCTTTTGGAGGCTGTCTTTGAGTGCAAAGAAGCTATTCAGCTTGATCCTACATATTGCAGAGCTCATCGTCGTTTGGCAACAATTTATCTCAG ATTGGGAGAAGCAGAGCAAGCATTATTTCACTACAAGCATGCTGGCAATCACGCAGACTCCACTGAGATCGCTGAAGCTCAGGCTCTAAACCAATGCCTTAAAAGATGCTCTGATGctcaaaaattaaatgaatggAATACTTTACTTAAGGAGACTCAATGTGCTATAACCTCTGGAGTTGACTCTGCACCTCAG GTCTATGCTCTACAAGCAGAGGCCTTACTGAAGCTCCACAGGCATCAAGAGGCCTATACAGCCTACATGAAAGGACCAAATTTTGCTATTGAATCTTGTATCAACTTCTTTGGCCTGGCTGTTAGTGCTTATCTTTTAATGATCAGAGCATTGGTCTACATGGTTTCTGGCAG GCTAGAAGATGCTGTATCAGCAGCTCAGCATGCAGCTAAACTTGATCCAGGCAACAAGGAAATAAGCCTAGTGGTGAAGAGGACTAGAGCAGTATCGTCAGCTCGATTGAGTGGTAACTTGCTCTTCAAGGCATCAAAGTTCTTAGAGGCTTGCATTGTATACGGTGAAGGACTAGAGCATGATCCATACAATTCAGTTCTGCTGTGCAACAGAGCAGCTTGCAGATCTAAGCTAGGCCAATTTGAAAAGGCTATTGAAGATTGCACAGCTGCTTTTAACGTGCAACCTTCTTACAGCAAGGCAAGGCTAAGGAGGGCTGATTGTAATGCCAAG CTAGAAAGGTGGGAAGCTGCAATTCAGGATTATGAGATGTTGATAAGAGAAACACCTGGAGATGAGGAGGTGGCCCGCGCTCTGTTTGAGGCTCAGGTCCAGATCAAGAAGCAGCGAGGTGAAGACATTAAGGACATGAAGTTTGGCTCAAATTTGGTTATGGTCTCTAGCAACGAGCGTTTCAGGCACTTTGTAACCTCACCTG GGATGACTGTGGTGCTTTTCTGTAACAAAGCAAAACACAAGCAAGTGCTGCAGCTAATGGAGCAAGTGTGCAAGAGATTCCCATCTGTCAACTTCCTCAAG TATGTCTT